The following proteins are encoded in a genomic region of Sesamum indicum cultivar Zhongzhi No. 13 linkage group LG8, S_indicum_v1.0, whole genome shotgun sequence:
- the LOC105168815 gene encoding U-box domain-containing protein 38-like, whose product MGRTGKLRRWRISFSRSSSTASTATAAVNKKEPPKEFICPISNSLMFDPAVVSSGQTFERVAVHVCRDLGFTPTLPDGSTPDFSTLIPNLALKTAIVNWCSKSGLERPSPPVYSDVESIVRSLSGSATSEKQESSRNRALESELLKGVAERPPIFFTRAASELNPRNLYSPASSEESVIANTTPLLPFETRPSCFSHSSSPSTSSEFVSDEASSNYVSASSSISSSEDENFVNKLRSFDVYEQEQAVILLRKTTRTDEEARAALCTERLLFALKHLLNSRYAAVQTNATAALVNLSLEKENKLKIVRAGILPSLIDILMNGFEESREHAAGAIFSLALEDDNKTAIGVLGALQPLLHLLRSGSRRGRHDAALALYHLTLMQSNRTKMIKLGAAGILVGLLNDTEVAARVVLVVCNLAASDEGRAALLDANAVQCLVAALRNSSDLDAESTQENCVAALYSLSHGSSRFNRLAMDARVEDVLPVVVETGSERAREKARRILVGLRREDVIDEGEEVDWEAVMKGGVTRARSRIGRSHGRNSVEF is encoded by the coding sequence ATGGGTCGAACTGGTAAGCTACGCCGGTGGAGAATTTCTTTCTCCAGATCTTCCTCTACCGCCTCGACCGCCACTGCAGCCGTCAACAAGAAGGAGCCGCCGAAAGAGTTCATCTGCCCCATTTCTAACTCGCTGATGTTCGATCCTGCCGTCGTTTCCTCCGGCCAGACTTTCGAGCGAGTAGCTGTCCATGTCTGCAGGGATTTGGGTTTCACGCCTACGCTTCCCGACGGTTCGACGCCGGATTTTTCGACCCTCATACCCAATCTTGCCCTGAAGACTGCTATCGTCAATTGGTGCTCGAAATCCGGGTTGGAGCGCCCGAGCCCACCTGTTTATTCGGATGTTGAATCGATTGTGCGCTCTCTCAGTGGCTCCGCCACGTCGGAGAAGCAAGAGAGTTCCAGAAATAGGGCTTTGGAGAGCGAATTGCTGAAGGGCGTCGCTGAAAGACCCCCGATTTTCTTCACGCGTGCTGCCAGTGAATTGAACCCCAGGAATTTGTACTCTCCTGCGAGCTCTGAAGAGTCCGTTATCGCCAACACGACGCCGCTTTTGCCCTTCGAGACGCGGCCCTCTTGCTTTTCACACTCTTCTTCCCCTTCAACTTCGTCGGAGTTCGTTTCCGACGAGGCGTCGTCGAACTATGTTTCTGCTTCATCTTCGATTTCGTCTTCGGAGGAtgagaattttgtaaataagttGAGAAGTTTTGATGTTTACGAGCAAGAGCAAGCTGTGATTCTTTTGAGGAAAACTACAAGAACAGACGAAGAAGCAAGGGCCGCGCTTTGCACAGAGAGGCTTTTATTTGCTCTGAAGCATTTGCTGAATTCAAGGTACGCCGCCGTGCAGACCAACGCCACGGCGGCGCTGGTTAATCTGTCgcttgaaaaggaaaacaaacttaagaTTGTCAGAGCTGGGATTCTTCCATCTCTGATTGATATTCTAATGAACGGATTCGAAGAATCGCGCGAGCACGCCGCGGGCGCGATTTTCAGCTTAGCGCTTGAAGATGACAACAAGACGGCAATCGGCGTTCTCGGCGCTTTGCAGCCATTACTCCACTTGCTGAGATCCGGCAGCCGGCGGGGCCGTCACGACGCTGCTTTGGCGCTGTATCACTTGACTCTGATGCAGAGTAACAGAACGAAAATGATAAAGCTTGGAGCCGCTGGGATTTTAGTGGGGTTGCTGAACGATACAGAAGTGGCGGCGCGTGTCGTGCTGGTGGTGTGCAACCTGGCGGCGTCCGACGAGGGGCGGGCGGCATTGTTGGACGCCAATGCCGTGCAGTGCTTAGTGGCCGCATTAAGAAACAGCAGTGATTTGGACGCCGAGTCAACTCAGGAGAACTGTGTTGCCGCTCTATACTCATTGAGTCATGGGAGCTCGAGGTTTAATCGGCTGGCGATGGATGCCAGGGTGGAAGATGTGTTGCCGGTGGTGGTGGAGACGGGGAGTGAGCGGGCGAGAGAGAAGGCTAGGCGGATTTTGGTGGGGTTGAGGCGGGAAGACGTGATAGATGAAGGGGAGGAAGTCGACTGGGAGGCGGTGATGAAGGGTGGAGTGACTCGAGCGAGGAGCCGAATTGGGAGGAGTCATGGGCGTAACTCAGTCGAGTTCTGa
- the LOC105168726 gene encoding putative DNA glycosylase At3g47830 translates to MQGTRKRKLPHQQSSAKSPKTTAKSGCATAESPLPHHLRPTPEECVSVRDDLLSLHGFPQEFIKYREQRLKAKSQLKISTKLEPCVSVGEFDEKESVLDGLVKTILSQNTTELNSERAFASLKSSIPTWEDVLAADSKCIEDAIRCGGLAPTKSSCIKNLLSCLLEKKGKLCMEYLRELSIEEVKAELSLLKGIGPKTVSCVLMFHLQHDDFPVDTHVFQIAKTMGWVPADADIKKTYLHLNTRIPAELKFDLNCLLYTHGKVCRRCSNRKVGGKTKETEDGDCPLLAYSNRCIVQNL, encoded by the exons atgcAGGGAACCCGCAAGCGAAAGCTACCTCACCAGCAATCCTCCGCCAAATCTCCCAAAACCACCGCAAAAAGCGGCTGCGCCACCGCCGAAAGCCCACTCCCCCATCACCTTCGCCCAACCCCTGAAGAATGCGTCTCTGTACGAGACGACCTCTTGTCCCTCCACGGTTTCCCCCAAGAATTCATCAAATACCGCGAACAAAGATTGAAAGCAAAATCCCAACTCAAAATTTCTACCAAGTTGGAGCCTTGTGTGAGTGTCGGAGAATTTGATGAGAAAGAGAGTGTTTTGGATGGTCTAGTGAAAACCATACTGTCCCAGAATACAACCGAGCTTAATTCTGAAAGGGCTTTTGCTTCGCTTAAAAGTTCTATCCCTACTTGGGAAGAT GTTCTTGCAGCTGATTCCAAGTGCATTGAGGATGCAATAAGATGTGGAGGTCTGGCACCAACAAAGTCTTCTTGTATAAAGAATTTGTTGAGTTGCTTGCTTGAGAAAAAGGGGAAGTTGTGCATGGAATACTTAAGAGAATTGTCCATAGAGGAGGTCAAAGCAGAGCTCTCACTTTTGAAAGGGATTGGTCCCAAGACG GTTTCATGTGTTCTGATGTTCCATTTGCAACACGACGATTTCCCAGTTGACACACAT GTTTTCCAGATAGCTAAGACTATGGGTTGGGTACCAGCCGATGCAGACATAAAAAAGACGTACCTCCATCTCAACACGCGGATTCCAGCTGAGCTGAAATTTGACCTGAATTGTCTTCTGTACACTCATGGTAAGGTTTGTCGGAGATGCTCTAATCGGAAAGTAGGCGGCAAGACTAAAGAAACCGAAGATGGAGATTGTCCTCTGTTAGCTTATTCCAATCGATGTATAGTTCAAAACCTTTAG
- the LOC105168727 gene encoding uncharacterized protein LOC105168727 has protein sequence MRSRNSAVIMGDFVKEILVKPIQYADEVVKLADGAISFRQDCLEVKTKSEKLVGLLRQAARASGDLYERPTRRIIDDTEQVLDKALTLVLKCRANGIARIFTIIPAGAFRKITQQLENSIGDVSWLLRVSTPADDRDDEYLGLPPIAANEPILCLIWEQIAILCSGTIEDRTDAAASLVSLARDNDRYGKLIIEEGGVGPLLKLAKEGRMEGQESAARAIGLLGRDPDSVEQIVNAGVCQVFAKILKEGHMKVQVVVAWAVSELAAHHRKCQDHFAQSNVIQLLVSHLAFETIQEHSKYAIPTKQAMSIHSVVMANTQKNDMDVTDANYRTNEQDDECKSKIQRPMGMSTNSQMHNLVTNTMAVKTPTVPSNEQGEGQPQANNYEATQQNMRTNQNRKKKSRHHRQHHRPHTAISGDSIKGREFEDPATKAEMKSMAARALRYLCAGNVTICRSITESRALLCFSVLIDKGPEEVQYNSAMALMEITAVAEQDETLRRLAFKPTAPACKAVVDQFLTIVQKAESELLIPSIRSIGNLARTFRASETRFIGPLVRLLDDREPEVTSEAAVALNKFAGPNNFLNVNHCKSIISEGGIKHLIPLVYFGEQMVQFPSFILLCYLAMHVPDSEELAKEDVLIVLEWATKQATLMQDKELETLAYEGKKRLELYQSRASKGYH, from the exons ATGAGATCAAG AAATTCCGCCGTGATCATGGGGGATTTCGTGAAAGAAATCCTCGTGAAGCCGATACAGTACGCGGACGAGGTTGTAAAGTTGGCGGACGGCGCCATTTCTTTCCGCCAAGATTGCCTGGAAGTCAAGACCAAGAGTGAGAAGCTCGTGGGCCTCCTCCGCCAGGCCGCGCGAGCTAGCGGAGATCTCTATGAGCGGCCCACGCGACGAATCATTGACGACACGGAGCAAGTTCTCGACAAGGCCTTGACGCTCGTGCTCAAGTGCCGCGCCAATGGCATCGCCCGCATTTTCACCATAATCCCAGCAGGGGCCTTCAGGAAAATCACCCAACAGCTTGAGAATTCTATTGGAGACGTTTCGTGGCTCCTTCGTGTGTCGACCCCTGCGGATGATCGTGACGACGAGTATCTGGGACTGCCTCCAATCGCGGCAAACGAGCCGATTCTATGCTTGATATGGGAACAGATTGCGATCTTGTGCTCGGGTACGATAGAGGACCGGACGGATGCTGCTGCTTCGCTTGTGTCGTTGGCACGGGACAACGATCGATATGGGAAGTTGATAATTGAGGAAGGAGGGGTTGGGCCATTGTTGAAGTTGGCCAAGGAAGGGAGAATGGAAGGGCAGGAGAGTGCTGCCAGGGCAATTGGGCTGCTTGGGAGGGATCCGGACAGCGTCGAACAGATTGTGAATGCAGGTGTCTGCCAGGTGTTTGCGAAAATCCTCAAAGAAGGGCACATGAAGGTTCAGGTTGTGGTTGCTTGGGCCGTCTCGGAATTGGCTGCTCATCATCGCAAGTGCCAAGATCATTTTGCTCAAAGCAACGTTATTCAGTTGCTGGTTAGTCATCTTGCTTTCGAGACCATTCAAGAGCATAGTAAGTATGCTATACCCACTAAACAAGCCATGTCGATTCACTCAGTTGTGATGGCTAATACCCAGAAGAATGACATGGACGTTACTGATGCTAACTATAGGACTAACGAACAAGATGATGAGTGTAAGAGTAAAATTCAGCGTCCAATGGGGATGTCAACGAATAGCCAAATGCACAATCTGGTGACAAATACTATGGCAGTGAAAACGCCAACGGTGCCCTCTAACGAGCAAGGCGAGGGACAGCCTCAAGCCAACAATTATGAGGCCACTCAGCAGAACATGAGAACTAATCAAAAccgcaaaaaaaaaagtcgcCACCACCGCCAACATCATAGGCCACATACTGCCATTAGTGGAGACAGCATTAAGGGTAGGGAATTTGAAGATCCTGCTACTAAGGCAGAAATGAAATCCATGGCTGCCAGAGCACTTCGATATCTCTGTGCAGGAAATGTTACAATTTGTAGGAGCATAACAGAATCTAGAGCCCTTTTATGCTTTTCTGTGTTGATTGACAAAGGTCCCGAAGAAGTTCAATACAATTCAGCCATGGCGTTAATGGAGATCACGGCTGTGGCTGAGCAAGACGAAACGTTGAGGCGTTTGGCTTTTAAGCCTACTGCACCAGCTTGCAAAGCTGTAGTGGACCAGTTTCTCACAATTGTACAGAAAGCAGAATCAGAATTACTCATTCCTAGCATTAGGTCTATTGGGAACTTGGCAAGAACTTTCCGTGCAAGTGAGACACGATTTATTGGCCCATTGGTAAGGTTGCTTGACGACCGGGAACCAGAAGTTACTAGTGAGGCAGCTGTAGCACTCAACAAATTTGCCGGACccaataattttctcaatgtCAATCACTGCAAATCCATAATCTCTGAAGGAGGTATTAAGCACCTCATACCGTTAGTTTATTTTGGCGAGCAAATGGTACAGTTTCCCTCCTTTATATTACTATGTTATCTTGCGATGCATGTCCCCGATAGTGAGGAATTAGCTAAGGAAGACGTGCTCATTGTGTTGGAATGGGCCACGAAGCAGGCAACTTTAATGCAGGATAAAGAACTTGAAACCTTAGCTTATGAAGGGAAAAAGAGATTGGAACTCTACCAATCCAGGGCCTCAAAAGGATaccattga